One region of Paenibacillus antri genomic DNA includes:
- a CDS encoding 3'-5' exonuclease, translated as MDYIILDIEFNGRKFASDLPMEVIEIGAVRLDEALQYKDEFTSLVKPVYFSKLNSFIKEKTGIPQEGIDAAPGFPAAAARFREWLGRSEEFIFVTWGGEDMKRIVLDARMHKLDDAYWTAIPYFDLLKGYIRYKNVTNDVSVEAALAELGIQNEGSAHRALDDARMTGDIFRAVFAHLDFERIQYYKDVYSNAKERRMVKNAVRTMAIQKQPQTWDVLVEKFLKDKVNLDDPRKAAELEAYFAAEVAARAQKPRKAPAAAQKTAESASSAAAATSATSATSAETTTESREARR; from the coding sequence TGGAAGTCATCGAAATCGGCGCGGTTCGGCTCGACGAAGCTTTGCAATATAAGGACGAGTTCACGTCGTTGGTTAAGCCGGTGTATTTCTCGAAGCTGAACAGCTTCATCAAGGAGAAGACCGGCATCCCGCAGGAAGGGATCGACGCGGCGCCCGGCTTCCCGGCCGCGGCGGCGCGATTCCGGGAATGGCTCGGCCGCAGCGAGGAATTCATCTTCGTCACCTGGGGCGGCGAGGATATGAAGCGCATCGTGCTCGACGCGCGCATGCACAAGCTCGACGACGCGTATTGGACGGCCATCCCGTACTTCGATCTGCTGAAGGGATACATTCGGTACAAGAACGTCACGAACGACGTCAGCGTCGAAGCGGCGCTCGCCGAACTCGGCATCCAGAACGAAGGCTCGGCGCACCGGGCGCTCGACGACGCGCGCATGACCGGCGACATCTTCCGCGCCGTCTTCGCTCATCTCGACTTCGAGCGCATTCAGTATTACAAGGACGTATACTCGAACGCCAAGGAACGCAGAATGGTGAAGAACGCGGTGCGGACGATGGCGATCCAGAAGCAGCCGCAGACGTGGGACGTGCTCGTCGAGAAGTTCTTGAAGGATAAGGTGAACTTGGACGACCCGCGCAAGGCGGCGGAGCTCGAAGCGTATTTCGCGGCGGAGGTCGCCGCGAGAGCGCAGAAGCCGCGCAAGGCGCCGGCGGCGGCCCAGAAAACCGCGGAGAGCGCGAGTAGCGCGGCGGCCGCGACATCCGCAACCTCTGCAACATCCGCGGAGACGACGACGGAAAGCCGGGAGGCGCGACGTTGA
- a CDS encoding CPBP family glutamic-type intramembrane protease, whose product MKTFLRTNGKLILFMLSLTWVGSLTVLPYLGYTTVLPPESGLTKELLYVTTVINSTINSLLAIVVGLTLGRRVGLGAPHLTGWLAGGARAPFTAKALLFSVAVGAVAIALTVGVDALFQPHLPALLASKSGEDVVPFWAGMLTMFYGGINEELWMRFGVMSFVVWLLGVTFARKAERKPAWIYVAGIVFAAVMFGVGHLAAAPAMFADVTTVLVVRIVFVNAIAGMFFGALYWKKGLEYAIVAHMVGDIVLHAILG is encoded by the coding sequence ATGAAAACGTTCCTTCGCACCAACGGCAAGCTCATCTTATTCATGCTCTCCCTGACTTGGGTCGGCAGCCTCACCGTCCTTCCTTACCTCGGCTACACGACCGTCCTCCCGCCGGAGTCCGGCCTTACAAAGGAGTTACTGTACGTCACTACCGTCATCAATTCGACGATCAACAGCTTGCTTGCGATCGTCGTCGGTTTGACGCTCGGCCGCCGCGTCGGTCTCGGCGCGCCTCACCTGACCGGCTGGCTCGCCGGCGGCGCCCGCGCGCCGTTCACCGCCAAGGCGCTGCTGTTCAGCGTCGCCGTCGGCGCGGTCGCGATCGCGCTCACGGTCGGCGTAGACGCGCTGTTCCAGCCGCACTTGCCGGCGCTGCTCGCGTCCAAGTCCGGCGAAGACGTCGTTCCGTTCTGGGCGGGCATGCTCACGATGTTTTACGGGGGCATTAACGAAGAGCTGTGGATGCGATTCGGGGTGATGTCGTTCGTCGTGTGGCTGCTCGGCGTTACGTTCGCGAGGAAGGCCGAGCGGAAGCCGGCCTGGATCTACGTCGCCGGCATCGTCTTCGCCGCCGTCATGTTCGGCGTCGGCCATCTGGCGGCCGCCCCGGCGATGTTCGCCGACGTGACGACCGTCCTCGTCGTCCGCATCGTGTTCGTGAACGCGATCGCGGGGATGTTCTTCGGAGCGTTATATTGGAAGAAGGGGCTCGAGTACGCCATCGTCGCCCATATGGTCGGGGATATCGTCCTGCACGCGATCCTCGGGTAA